Part of the Schistocerca cancellata isolate TAMUIC-IGC-003103 chromosome 9, iqSchCanc2.1, whole genome shotgun sequence genome is shown below.
ggcactgCCAGGAATCGAAGCTGGGTCCTTCACATGACGTCCAGACACACTGACGATTCAGTTAAAGAGGCGGACCTAATATTCTGTCTTGGTGGAATCTTATTCATGTCCTTGCTGATAGTTTGTTTCTATAACCTCTCTGATTAAGCTCTTGGCCTACCTGATCTTGTGCTTAAGGTTTCCTGTCATGGAAGGGAAGTTCTAATATTTAAGGCATTGATGTAATTCTGTATTCTGTGTTTGAAATCTTGCAGAcgtaactttcaaaatggttttactttcataaaatttgctattattattattattattattattatgagcaaGCTTCGCAAGCTATGGAAGCTTTTATGTCCTGCTTTGCCAGGTAATTCTACCTTGGCATTTAATTTTCCAATTCATCACATGTAAGATTTCCGTATTTCCTCTGATGTTGTGGTAATGTGAGGGTTTCCGCCGCTTCAAGTATGTTTTTACTTATACCATACGAAACCTCCACTTCATTGAGCTGTTCTTCTCTTAAAGCTACTTCTGCTATGAAGAAGAACAGACAAAGTAGTCTGGATACAGTCTGGTTTATTGGTAAGAGTACAACTCAAACTCATCTACACCTCAGGGTACAACGTAGACCTTTCACAAGAACATCTCGTCTGAAAAATTTCTGTTATCAGGCTCTTTTCTTCGTTCTACGTTCTTAGATCTGTGTTGAGAAAAACCGTGGAACTTAGGCGGGGAGGAGGTCCATGGAGCGACATAACACGCTGCAGACTCTGAGCGACTAGTTGCGGTGACTGAGACTCGTGAAAAGGTTATCTTTCGCCACCGCACGACCCCCCAGGAGCACCTCATACATAAGAATCCATCCCCAACAAACCCAAAATCGTCTCAGTGCCTTAACTACGATAATAATGCTGCTTAAACTTATCCGAACGCCAGTTATGAACGATTACTGAATTTTACTAACTGCTGAAGCTGCAGGTTTTTCACATAACCGCTGAAATATAAACCAACGTATCTAAACCCTTACATCGCATACTCTTGGTCTTCCAAAAGCTCGTCTTCCTTAATGATGTTCTGTACACACTTCTCCTTTCTTCTAGGGATCGGGGTGTGTGAACACTCCATCGAAGTCTGTCTTTGATTTTGGATTCAACGTTTGGTTCTCTATATAGATCAAATACAAAGTGTTTATGAGTGActtatacaaaagtaacatttaacTGTGAAACAGtagcttacagaaatgtttgacacAGTGCTGCATGCggtacatcttcaacttttgttccCACATAACGTTGTTAGTTGCCGGCCaatgtggtcgagaggttctaggttcgtgaaaccgctacggtcgcaggttcgaatcctgctgcgggcatggatgtatgtgatgtccttaggttagttagacttaactagttctaagttctaggggactgatgacctcagacgttaagtcccatagtgctcagagccatttgaaccattttgaacactgttagttcccgacgtttCTGCTAGATAGCAAGTGGGAATGGGTTTTTGCAACATGCAGGCGACGTGGTGGACATGCTGGAACAATGTTCTGGGCACCACGATTACCTAGTTTACGCCCAATGGACTTATGTGTATGTGGTTACGTTAGAGACAAAGTGTTTGTTCCTTGCTTCCAGGAAACATCGACAGCTATGGCAACGGACAACACAACGAGTTTCCACCATACATCAAGACTTACTTCATATGATCTGGCTGGAAATTAATTACAGATCGGACATTTGTCATGTTACAAAAAGTAGCCACGTTGAACATAGGTGAAAAAAGTTGAAGATACATTGTATTCAGTGCTGTATCACAATTTTCTCTAAGTTATTTACCATTTTTACAATTGAGGTCTACTTTCGTGAAACTAATTTACAAACACCATCTACTTCTTTGTTTGTTAATATACCAGACTCAGTTGTGTTCTTATCTTGAGCGTCACAtatcttcctcaaaattttcctttcaaagatttttaaatttgcTTCTTCTGATTCTGTTAATGTCCAACAAGCGAATGTCAGAACAGGCTTGATAAGAGTCTTATGCATGTGAATCTTTGAATCtcttgaaataaatttattttttaataccttCAGTAAACCGAAATAGCACCTATTGGCTTTTTGAATTCTGCTGTTAATTTCCTCTTTGACACTGTTTTCTGTATTTAGTAAGATTTAGAAATATGTGAACTGAGTTAGTATTTCGATTTTGTCTGTCCCATTTTAAAGGCTTTAGCTGCTTTACTTTGCCGTGAAGTGTTTGGTTTCACTAGAAATTTCTAATCATATTCTAAGTAAGCTGTTATAGAATATTACGGTGAATGAATTAATttcttgttcatttctcctaagactactgtgtcacctgcatatacCGGTAGGCAtaatatttttatttcgttttggAACATGCTGCCCACATTTATCTGAGTTCTTCCATTTCCATTCTGTCTGGTATGAAGCATCACACACCTTATGGaccgtctaaaaaaaaaaaaaaatggttcaaatggctctgagcactatgggacttaaattcttaggtcataagtcccctagaacttagaactacttaaacgtaactaacctaaggacatcacacacatccatgcccgaggcaggattcgaacctgcgatcgtagcagtcgcgcggttccagactgcagcgtggaccgtctgacagcaactgatttctctgcctcgtgatgactgggtgttgtgtgacgtcattaggttagttaggtttaagtagttctcagtacccatggtctaggggtagcgtctttgattcgtaatcagaaacgtctacggtcccgggttcgatccccgccactgcctaaattttgataaataatcagcattggcggccgaagacttccggcataagaagtcagtctcattctgccaacggccttgtcaaagagggcggaggagcggatagaggttcagggcagtctcttgtcctaggggtgggaaattgcccctaaaggcggaagaatcagcaattatcgacgacatgaggatgcagaaggcaatggaaaccactgcattaaatacacataacgtgtatccacgggacatgtggcctgtatttgaagaagtgtaatgatgatctattcattggcaaaagattccggaatagtccctcattcggatcgccgggaggggactgccaagggggaggttaccatgagaaaaagattgaataatcaacgaacgtTCTACTAGTGGGGGcggggaatgtcagaagtttgaacgtggtagggaaactagaaaatctgaaaagggaaatgcaaaagctcaatctagatatagtaggggttagtgaagtgaagtggaagggagacaaggatttctggtcagatgagtaacgggtaatatcaacagcagcagaaaatggtataacaggtgtaggattcgttatgaataggaaggtagggcagagggtgtgttactgtgaacagttcagtgaccgggttattctaatcagaatcgacagcagaccaacaccgacaacgatagttcaggtatgcatgccgacgtcgcaagctgaagatgaacagatagagaaagtgtatgaggatattgacagggtaatgcagtatgtaaagggggacgaaaatctaatggtcatgggcgactggaatgcatttgtaggggaaggagtagaagaaaaggttacaggagaatatgggctagggacaaggaatgaaagaggagaaagactaattgagttctgtaacaagtttcagctagtaatagcgaataccctgttcaagaatcacaaaaggaggagatttcaattagattacatcatggtcagacagagattccgaaatcagatactggtttgtaaggcgtacccaggagcacatatagactcagatcacaatatagtagtgatgaagagtaggctgaagttcaagacattagtcaggaagaatcaatacccaaagaagtgggatacggaagtactaaggaacgacgagatacgtttgaagttctctaacgctatagatacagcaataaggaatagcgcagtaggcagtacagttgaagaggaatggacatctctaaaaagggccatcacagaagttgggaaggaaaacataggtacaaagaaggtagctgcgaagaaaccatgggtaacagaagaaatacttcagttgattgatgaaaggaggaagtacaaacatgttccgggaaaatcaggaatacagaaatacaagtcgctgaggaatgaaataaataggaagtgcagggaagctaagacgaaatggctgcaggaaaaatgtgaagacatcgaaaaagatatgattgtcggaaggacagactcatcctacaggaaagtcaaaacaacctttggtgacattaaaagcaacggtggtaacattaagagtgcaacgggaattccactgttaaatgcagaggagagagtagataggtggaaagaatacattgaaagcctctatgagggtgaagatttgtctgatgtgatagaagaagaaacaggagtcgatttagaagagataggggatccagtattagaatcggaatttaaaagagctttggaggacttatggtcaaataaggcagaagggatagataacataccatcagaatttctaaaatcattgggggaagtagcaacaaaacgactattcacgttggtgtgtggaatatatgagtctggcgatataccatctgactttcggaaaagcatcatccacacagttccgaagacggcaagagctgacaagtacgagaattatcgcacaatcagcttaacagctcatgcatcgaagctgcttacgagaataatatacagaagaatggaaaagaaaactgagaatgcgctaggtagcgatcagtttggctttaggaaaagtaaagggacgagagaggcaattctgacgttacggctaataatggaagcaaggctaaagaaaaatcaagacacctggaaaaagcgttcgacaatataaaatggtgcaagctgttcgagattgtgaaaaaagtaggggtaagctatatggtgagacgggtcatatacaatatgtacaacaaccaagagggaataataagagtggacgatcaagaacgatgtgctcgtattaagaagggtgtaagacaaggctgtagcctttcgcccgtactcttgaatctgtacatcaaggaagcaatgatggaaataaaacaaaggttcaggagtggaattaaaatacaaggtgaaaggatatcaatgatacgattcgctgatgacattgctatcctgagtgaaagtgaagaagaattaaatgatctgctgaacggaatgaacagtctaatgagtacacagtattgtttgagagtaaatcggagaaagacgaaggtaatgagaagtagtagaaatgagaacagcgagaaacttaacatcaggattgatagtcacgaagtcaatgaagttaaggaattctgctacctaggcagtaaaataaccaatgacggacggagcaaggaggacatcaaaagcagactcgctatgacaaaaaaaggcatttctggccaagagaagtctactaatatcaaataccggccttaatttgaggaagaaatttctgaggatgtacgtctggagtacagcattgtatggtagtgaaacatggactgtgggaaaaccggaacagaagagaatcgaagcatttgagatgtggtgctatagacgaatgttgaaaattaggtggactgataaggtaaggaatgagaaggttctacgcagaatcggagaggaaaggaatatgtggaaaacactgataaggacaagggacaggatgatagaagatctgctaagacatgagggaatgacttccatggtactagagggagctgtagagggcaaaaactgtagaggaagacagagattggaatacgccaagcaaataattgaggacgtaggttgcaagcgctactctgagatgaagaggttagggcaggaaaggaattcgtggcgggccgcatcaaaccagtcagtagactgatgaccaaaaaaaaaaagttctaagttctaggggactgatgaccatagatgttaagtcccatagtgctcagagccatttgaaccatttttgaacagcaactgaataaaacacaattttagtgccataggcgtttcgcctttattttctgcaaggcaccatcagtggcctggaatatgtatttATGTTAGCTTTTTAatatacatttttgtcactgtgcctataggtcatcaacagttctggtggttggtatttcatattaagtagtaatgttttgaactgtacttacaggttgcgtggacaatttcttacattttacgctcctgttgcatttttggtgttgttcttcttcttatgaatgccaatttgcggtctttttcccacattccacagcactatgaactgaacgcttgtttcaatgcaatgttttggtttctgttgccgactgtcaaatgtttttagcaAAGatggaatgttattgccaaaccgCAGTTTTGGAGCAACGTAGAACTACAATATTTCTGCACTCGATACAATGGCGGCCAAACCTTCATGTGTTCAGTTCTAGTACTCTGTTTCCCCGACCCCTCTtcgtctctccctctgtctctctctctctctctcacacacgcacacacagaccacgcacacagacacacgcgTAGGACTtggtgtttatgttttattttctcgTTACGCAGAAATCATTGCTATGGGGATGCCTTCCTAACCCAGGTCGCTCACACGTGATAACGCTCGAGCCAGAGAACACTAGGTTCGCATCCTGATGGTAGAAGAAGGGGAGGAGAGAGGAGAGGTCATCAGAGTTTGCTGCAATATTCTGGATCACATTCTTAATGTCTCAGAAGTGTCTCACGGAGTGAGGGCTTGTGATTCTGTTGGTGGTGATCATTGCGTCGGATGAGGACGTTTAGCCTGACGGCCACCTTGGTGCTACTTGACAGCAGGCCCTGCGCCGGTACCAGGTTTCGCCGTCTCcctctctcatcatcatacaacacaaacattataACATAGTGCGTACACCTATTAAAGTCACCTACAATCAACCAATATATGTGACACACAGCTCCCACACTTAGAAACCAGCCATACTGCGGgagggaaagaaaagcgtttccaaCTTGTTGGGTGAAGCCACAGGTTGGGGTCACCCTCCCGCTCATCCATGGCGTACGACAACGAGTCAGTCAATTGCTATGGGGGTGTTTGACACAGCTATAAAGACAATGTAACACTGGCTATTTTAGTCAACGAACAAGTTTATTTCATGTCGCATTctacaaaatttgaaaaagataTAAGAACAATATTTACATAACATATTCTGTATGTCAAGAACATTAACACGTTGGCTGAAAAAATGTACACCAAAATCTGTCTCTATAGACACTGTTTGCAATGGAAATTGGTAATCAATTCAGCCCATCGAAACAACCTGTGTTGTGCGTAATTCTCTGTAGTAGTTGAACCTCTCTGTAAGTCCGGTATTCTACCAGTATGAAAAACTGCAGAAGATGTCTGCCAGGAGCAGCATACTTTCCAAGTGAAAGAAAGACAAGTGCGTCAACACCTTCACCATGTGGATGACTAGGGACGTAGTCAGATCTCTGTCGCAAGTAGCAGGACTGGCAGCGCACTGCAGCTGCCCTCGGCTGGCCCTCGACACCAGTGGGCGCGCGCTACACGTGGTGGTGGTCGAGCAGCTCGTGGTGCTTGTCATGGTGGAGGGGCTCGGTGCGGCGCACGACCGCGTTGAAGCCGGAGTGCTTGTCGGCGGTGTAGTCGACGGTGCGGATGGCGCCGTCCGGCTCGACGAGCGTGTAGTGGCCGTGCACCTTGTCGCCGTCGCGCTCCTCGTGCGCCGACTTGATGTCGCCCGTGTGCAGGTCGTTCACGCCGTACTTGTACGAGTACTTGGGGTACGCCTGCGGGCAGAAAGAGCACGTGACTCGATCAAGCAGCACTCGATATGATGACGAATCGTGTGGTAGGCAGAAACTCCACCAATATGgataacaaatggttcagatggctctgagcactatgggacttaacttctgaggtcatcagtcccctacaacttagaactacttaaacctaactaacctaaggacatcacacacatccatgcccgaggcaggattcgaacctgtgaccgtagcagtcccgcggttccagactgtagcgtgtagaaccgctcggccactccggccgccaataTGGATAACAAATCAGTCCACCAGTTGCTATAAGCTCATAcgacagggtgacacagaaaaacgggaactttTGAATTACACAGTGGCAGTTATGTACAGTTGACAGTACTGCGGAACAGGGACGTTGAGGTGTAaatgccgcgcgagattagccaagcgcactaaggcgctgcagtcatggactgtgcggctggtcccggcggaggttccagtcctgcctagggcatgggtgtgtgtttgtccttaggataattaaggttaagtagtctacaagcttagggactgacgaccttagtagttaagtcccacaagatttcacacacatttgaacatttaaggtGTAAAAAGTGtcgccatttagtaatcatggatcagtggaatggCCAACAGCGTACGTtagcaataaaaatttttcttgAAAGCAGAGATTGTGCGGAGAGTGGGCAACActcagtaatggagtatgcgtgccctgtctggggatacgcggcgaagcagcacctggacaaactccagaggctgcagaaccacgCCCTCGggagggcactgcatctacccCTCGGATTCCCCACCGATGATCTGCAC
Proteins encoded:
- the LOC126101296 gene encoding cuticle protein 19-like, which gives rise to MTWLILAALCLFGSYSMTSGAPFPGHDGGYSGEEIGYGGLENLQQEGHQSHHQEYDYYAYPKYSYKYGVNDLHTGDIKSAHEERDGDKVHGHYTLVEPDGAIRTVDYTADKHSGFNAVVRRTEPLHHDKHHELLDHHHV